The following proteins are encoded in a genomic region of Bacillota bacterium:
- a CDS encoding sigma 54-interacting transcriptional regulator yields the protein MSRLSEIGDTVQQVAEAISAALGVETEIVDSELTVVAGTSKYRLRVGDKLEWGDRNAGFLYGRVMNTREPYVVENPASDPTYDPSSLKGETEELAEICSPIMLLDEVLGVIGFAAFNSEQRKTLLSQRDTILLFLRRMADMIASKVSETEGLERLRLASSQMTTILETISEGVLTIDGKGVVTHANRAAEAVTGIPRRELVWKPLASRWPNSCVLEVLRTGREIVNREEIYGSQSSRVHVFTSARPVLDGDSVVGVVASLRDVSDVRRLVYAVTDSGQRYGFDDIKGQSETLLEVKDKALRIAGTNSTVLITGESGTGKELFARAIHHESLRGSGPFITVNCGAIPESLLESELFGYEGGAFTGARREGKSGKFELADGGTIFLDEIGDLPLHLQVKLLNVLQTRRIDRIGGRRTFPVDVRIIAATNRDLETMIRDGEFRSDLFFRLNVIPIYIPPLRERKEDIPVLLEAFLRKHSGFLGRNFRGFSKAAMSVLWNYDWPGNVRELENAVEYAANMETGETITIDSVPFRVRKAAIHGARDESLSLKKRIREQERDIIESCLMKYGDSRESKERIARMLKISRTTLYRKIQELGITLPVRRR from the coding sequence TTGTCGCGCCTTTCGGAGATAGGGGATACGGTCCAGCAGGTGGCTGAGGCGATATCGGCTGCCCTTGGAGTGGAGACAGAAATCGTGGACAGCGAGCTCACGGTTGTGGCTGGAACGTCTAAGTACAGGCTACGCGTGGGTGACAAGCTGGAATGGGGCGACAGGAATGCAGGTTTCCTGTATGGCCGGGTAATGAACACTCGGGAACCATACGTTGTTGAAAACCCCGCCAGTGATCCCACGTATGATCCCTCTTCCCTCAAGGGTGAGACTGAAGAACTGGCTGAGATATGCAGCCCGATCATGCTTTTAGATGAGGTCCTGGGTGTTATTGGCTTTGCCGCTTTTAACAGCGAACAGCGCAAGACCCTCCTCAGCCAGCGAGATACCATTTTGCTGTTTCTCAGGAGAATGGCGGACATGATTGCCAGCAAGGTGTCAGAGACCGAGGGATTGGAGAGGCTTAGGCTCGCCTCAAGCCAGATGACTACCATACTCGAGACCATCAGCGAAGGAGTGCTGACTATAGACGGTAAGGGTGTGGTTACCCACGCTAACAGGGCCGCTGAGGCGGTCACTGGTATTCCCAGGCGGGAATTGGTGTGGAAGCCCTTGGCCAGCCGCTGGCCCAATTCCTGTGTGCTTGAGGTACTCAGGACAGGAAGAGAGATAGTGAACCGGGAGGAGATCTACGGGTCACAGTCCAGCCGCGTTCACGTCTTCACCAGCGCGAGGCCGGTACTGGACGGGGACAGCGTGGTGGGGGTAGTGGCATCGCTAAGGGACGTGAGCGATGTCCGCCGCCTAGTCTACGCAGTGACGGATTCAGGTCAGCGCTACGGGTTCGATGACATCAAGGGGCAGAGCGAGACTCTCCTTGAGGTTAAGGACAAGGCACTGCGTATCGCCGGGACCAACTCCACGGTGCTGATCACCGGGGAAAGTGGTACTGGCAAGGAGCTCTTTGCCAGGGCCATTCACCATGAGAGCCTCAGGGGTTCAGGGCCCTTCATAACCGTGAACTGCGGCGCAATTCCCGAGTCACTCCTTGAGTCGGAGCTCTTCGGCTATGAGGGAGGGGCATTCACCGGTGCAAGAAGGGAAGGGAAGTCCGGCAAGTTCGAGCTGGCCGACGGGGGCACCATCTTCCTGGATGAGATAGGGGACCTTCCTCTTCATCTCCAGGTGAAGCTTCTGAACGTTCTCCAGACACGGCGCATAGACCGTATAGGTGGAAGGAGAACCTTTCCTGTGGATGTGAGGATCATCGCGGCAACCAACAGGGACCTTGAGACCATGATCAGGGATGGTGAGTTCCGGTCGGACCTGTTCTTCCGGCTCAATGTCATTCCCATCTACATACCGCCCCTGAGGGAGAGGAAGGAGGACATCCCTGTTCTCCTTGAGGCCTTCCTGCGTAAACACTCCGGGTTTCTGGGAAGGAACTTCAGGGGGTTCAGCAAGGCAGCCATGTCTGTCCTGTGGAACTATGATTGGCCAGGGAACGTTAGGGAGCTGGAGAACGCGGTGGAGTATGCGGCAAATATGGAGACAGGTGAGACAATCACCATTGACAGTGTTCCCTTCAGGGTGAGGAAGGCCGCGATTCATGGTGCCCGGGATGAGTCCCTATCGTTGAAGAAACGCATACGTGAGCAGGAAAGGGATATCATTGAGAGCTGCCTCATGAAGTACGGAGACAGTCGCGAGAGCAAGGAACGCATTGCACGCATGCTCAAGATCAGCCGCACTACGTTGTATAGGAAGATACAG
- a CDS encoding glycosyltransferase family 4 protein: MRIAIVSPICWRTPPRHYGPWEMVASLVAEGLGETGEEVTLFATGDSITRGRLLWTCPRPLYEDPNLDSKVEEYLHVSSVFEEAKKGSFDLVHNHYDFMPLAFSRMVDTPVVTTIHGFSGPSILPVYRKYSGRVKYVSISNASRHPELEYIDTVYHGIPVEEYRFGEGRRDGLAYLGRIAPDKGTHLAIETSLAAGERLTIAGIVQDRDYFREMVEPHLDGDRVRYIGPIGIEGKNALLPSCVALLHMAPRPEAFGLSLVESMACGTPVVAYPYGSIPEVVEDGVTGRIVQDVREGVRAIAGVSSLDPRPIREWVKERFSRERMVQGYLGVYRRVLEEHTS, translated from the coding sequence ATGAGGATCGCCATAGTCTCCCCCATATGCTGGAGGACGCCCCCGCGGCACTACGGGCCTTGGGAGATGGTAGCCAGCCTTGTGGCAGAGGGATTAGGCGAGACCGGAGAGGAAGTTACGCTATTTGCGACGGGGGATTCCATTACCAGGGGCCGCCTATTGTGGACCTGCCCAAGGCCGTTGTACGAAGACCCTAACCTGGATTCGAAGGTAGAGGAATACCTTCATGTCTCCTCGGTGTTTGAGGAGGCAAAGAAGGGATCCTTCGACCTCGTTCACAACCACTACGACTTCATGCCACTGGCCTTTTCCCGAATGGTGGACACCCCTGTGGTCACGACCATTCACGGGTTTTCTGGCCCCTCCATTCTCCCAGTCTACCGGAAGTACTCTGGAAGGGTAAAATACGTTTCCATTAGCAACGCCAGCCGGCACCCGGAACTGGAGTACATCGACACCGTCTACCACGGCATCCCCGTCGAGGAGTACCGGTTCGGTGAGGGACGCAGGGATGGGCTTGCCTACCTCGGGCGGATCGCGCCGGATAAGGGGACGCACCTGGCTATAGAAACAAGCCTTGCCGCCGGGGAAAGATTGACCATTGCTGGTATTGTTCAAGACCGGGATTATTTTCGGGAAATGGTGGAGCCTCACCTGGACGGGGACCGGGTAAGGTATATAGGCCCCATCGGCATTGAGGGAAAGAACGCTTTACTCCCGTCGTGTGTGGCTCTCTTGCACATGGCTCCCAGGCCGGAGGCCTTCGGCCTTTCCCTGGTGGAGTCTATGGCTTGCGGTACTCCAGTGGTGGCCTATCCCTACGGATCCATCCCCGAGGTTGTCGAGGATGGTGTCACAGGCCGTATCGTCCAGGATGTCCGGGAAGGGGTCCGGGCTATAGCGGGTGTGTCATCCTTAGACCCAAGGCCAATACGGGAATGGGTGAAGGAACGCTTCTCGAGGGAGCGCATGGTCCAAGGCTACCTGGGTGTCTATCGGCGAGTACTTGAGGAGCACACATCCTGA